In Blastopirellula sediminis, the following proteins share a genomic window:
- a CDS encoding ankyrin repeat domain-containing protein: protein MMRTLLCLFAVAAAQAGFYFWRLRPSNFRWDSLTGIALVTLTIVFWSGVLQIAWRDKSERPDSPQEEPDSPSGDFAWRRTMIAVVFAALGIPATLFTWNWARLHSHDEVAQFCFATGLPIPVSPPTYTAVAPTSAAALSPLPRFDPFVYDDKQLVALNDMPILDNSFDPAPSPVAPDDSWLCFSFTPSTKIALQPFSYPGMYPSFFYEHTPHPLIKKHHPEFFYRNGVVSPSWDEYDAPFIDTSDGAQRSKALGHAIQMGNAAQVKELIDAGADLEAISPNSGRTPLEEAELCGQGKLVKLLKEAGAK, encoded by the coding sequence ATGATGCGCACCCTGCTCTGCCTATTCGCCGTCGCGGCCGCCCAGGCCGGGTTCTACTTCTGGCGACTTCGTCCCAGCAACTTTCGGTGGGACAGCCTGACAGGGATTGCCCTAGTGACGTTGACCATCGTCTTTTGGTCGGGCGTTCTGCAAATCGCCTGGAGGGATAAGAGCGAGCGGCCTGATTCGCCACAGGAAGAGCCCGATTCGCCCAGTGGTGATTTTGCTTGGCGGCGGACCATGATCGCCGTCGTCTTTGCGGCCCTGGGCATCCCGGCAACTTTGTTCACCTGGAACTGGGCACGTCTCCATTCGCATGATGAAGTCGCCCAGTTCTGCTTCGCCACGGGGTTGCCGATTCCAGTTTCACCGCCGACTTACACGGCAGTTGCACCAACCAGCGCCGCAGCACTTTCGCCTCTGCCAAGGTTCGATCCCTTTGTTTATGACGACAAACAATTGGTGGCGCTCAACGACATGCCGATACTGGACAACTCCTTCGATCCCGCGCCATCGCCTGTCGCACCAGACGATTCGTGGCTTTGCTTCAGCTTTACGCCATCGACAAAGATCGCATTACAGCCGTTCTCCTATCCTGGAATGTACCCCAGCTTTTTTTATGAGCACACGCCGCATCCATTGATCAAAAAGCACCACCCGGAATTCTTTTACCGCAACGGCGTCGTAAGCCCATCCTGGGACGAATACGACGCCCCGTTTATCGACACGAGCGATGGGGCGCAGCGCAGCAAAGCGCTAGGTCACGCGATCCAAATGGGTAACGCCGCCCAGGTAAAAGAGCTGATTGACGCCGGCGCTGACCTCGAGGCGATAAGTCCCAACTCGGGGCGAACGCCGCTGGAGGAAGCGGAACTGTGCGGCCAAGGGAAGCTGGTCAAGCTGCTGAAAGAAGCCGGCGCCAAGTAA
- the sucC gene encoding ADP-forming succinate--CoA ligase subunit beta has translation MKIHEYQAKQLLRDAGVAVPRNIVAKTPEEAAKAYEELGGKIAVVKAQIHAGGRGKGTVKDNPDQRGVVLVKSADEAKAVAAALLGKELITIQTGPEGKQVNQVLVEEGCDIARELYMGIVLDRAVAKPVLMMSTEGGTEIEEVAAHSPEKILKEHFDPSRGPDAFQVRKLCKKLGLEGATIKSAMKFISGLCKVYVETDCSLLEINPLVITGSGDMIALDCKMNFDSNGLFRHPEIVALRDLSEEEPAEVKAADTGLSYVKLEGNIGCLVNGAGLAMATMDIIKLHGGQPSNFLDVGGGANVDQVTEAFRILLDDKNVKAVLVNIFGGIMRCTTIANAVVEAYKSVGFNVPLVVRLEGTEVEQGRKILSESGIPIIIGDGLTDAAKKVVAAVA, from the coding sequence ATGAAAATTCACGAATACCAGGCGAAGCAGCTTCTCCGCGACGCAGGCGTCGCCGTCCCGCGTAACATCGTCGCTAAGACGCCCGAAGAGGCGGCCAAGGCGTACGAAGAGCTCGGCGGCAAAATTGCCGTCGTCAAAGCCCAGATCCATGCCGGCGGACGCGGCAAGGGGACGGTGAAAGACAATCCCGATCAACGGGGCGTCGTGTTGGTCAAATCGGCCGACGAAGCCAAAGCGGTCGCCGCGGCCCTGCTCGGCAAAGAGCTGATCACCATCCAGACCGGTCCCGAAGGGAAGCAGGTCAATCAGGTGCTCGTCGAAGAAGGTTGCGACATCGCCCGTGAGCTGTACATGGGGATCGTGCTCGATCGAGCCGTCGCCAAGCCGGTGCTGATGATGTCGACCGAAGGTGGTACCGAGATCGAAGAGGTCGCCGCCCACAGCCCCGAAAAGATTCTGAAAGAACATTTCGACCCCAGCCGCGGCCCGGATGCGTTCCAGGTTCGCAAGCTTTGCAAGAAGCTGGGTCTGGAAGGCGCCACGATCAAGAGCGCCATGAAGTTCATCAGCGGCCTCTGCAAGGTTTACGTCGAAACCGACTGCAGCCTGCTCGAGATCAACCCGCTGGTCATCACCGGCAGCGGCGACATGATCGCGCTCGACTGCAAGATGAACTTCGACTCGAACGGCCTCTTCCGTCATCCGGAAATCGTCGCGCTCCGCGACCTTTCCGAAGAAGAGCCGGCCGAAGTCAAAGCGGCCGACACCGGTCTGAGCTACGTCAAGCTGGAAGGGAATATCGGCTGCCTGGTTAACGGCGCCGGTCTGGCGATGGCCACCATGGACATCATCAAACTGCACGGCGGTCAGCCGTCGAACTTCCTGGACGTCGGCGGCGGCGCCAACGTCGATCAAGTGACCGAAGCGTTCCGCATTCTGCTGGACGACAAGAACGTGAAAGCGGTCTTGGTCAACATTTTCGGCGGGATCATGCGTTGCACCACGATCGCCAATGCGGTGGTCGAAGCGTACAAGAGCGTCGGCTTCAACGTGCCGCTGGTCGTTCGCTTGGAAGGTACCGAAGTCGAACAGGGACGTAAGATCCTGTCCGAATCGGGGATCCCGATCATCATCGGCGACGGTTTGACCGACGCCGCCAAGAAGGTGGTCGCCGCGGTCGCCTAA
- the sucD gene encoding succinate--CoA ligase subunit alpha has product MSILINKDTKVICQGITGRVGGFHTKGCLEYGTKMVGGVTPGKGGAEVEGLPVWDTVEEAVAATGCDATMIFVPPAGTADAILEALDAGIKVIIAITEGVPVLDMVPVYEKVRASNSVLIGPNCPGVITPEECKIGIMPGYIHKKGPVGVMSRSGTLTYEAVWQLTSLGLGQSTCVGLGGDPIVGTSFIDLLKMFQADGETEAIMMMGEIGGTAEEEAAEFIKANVDKPVAAFIAGRTAPPGKRMGHAGAIISGGKGTADEKFAALRAAGVEIAESPADMGTALKRAIDKRK; this is encoded by the coding sequence ATGAGCATCCTGATCAACAAAGATACGAAGGTCATTTGCCAAGGGATCACCGGCCGCGTCGGCGGCTTCCATACCAAGGGATGCCTCGAGTACGGCACCAAGATGGTCGGCGGCGTGACGCCGGGCAAAGGTGGCGCTGAAGTCGAAGGCTTGCCGGTTTGGGACACCGTCGAAGAAGCGGTCGCCGCGACCGGTTGCGACGCCACGATGATTTTCGTTCCGCCGGCTGGTACCGCGGACGCGATCCTCGAAGCGCTCGACGCCGGGATCAAAGTGATCATCGCGATCACCGAAGGGGTTCCGGTTCTCGATATGGTTCCGGTTTACGAAAAGGTGCGAGCCTCGAACTCGGTTCTGATCGGTCCGAACTGCCCCGGCGTGATCACGCCGGAAGAATGCAAGATCGGCATCATGCCGGGTTACATTCATAAGAAGGGCCCGGTCGGCGTGATGAGCCGCAGCGGTACCTTGACCTACGAAGCGGTCTGGCAGCTGACGAGCCTGGGCCTTGGCCAGTCGACCTGCGTTGGTCTCGGCGGCGACCCGATCGTCGGCACGTCGTTCATCGACCTGCTGAAGATGTTCCAGGCCGACGGCGAAACCGAAGCGATCATGATGATGGGCGAAATCGGCGGTACCGCCGAAGAAGAAGCGGCCGAATTCATCAAAGCCAACGTCGACAAGCCGGTCGCCGCGTTCATCGCCGGTCGTACCGCTCCTCCTGGCAAACGGATGGGTCACGCCGGTGCGATCATCTCGGGCGGTAAGGGTACCGCCGATGAGAAGTTCGCCGCGCTGCGTGCCGCCGGCGTCGAAATCGCCGAAAGCCCGGCCGACATGGGTACCGCGCTGAAGCGGGCGATCGACAAACGGAAGTAA
- a CDS encoding DUF1559 domain-containing protein, producing the protein MSKTRSAFTLVELLVVIAIIGVLIALLLPAVQQAREAARRMSCGNNLKQLGIAMHNYHDTYKKFPPGYFQTLGYEVRPFNTSGHQMRYCYARSILPFMEQQALWELLDAGQKLNTPSWQIPGITEVVPGYMCPSDPAGPKVSKEGFGGNYLGFHGDSRYYDQGGSADERMNGMFCALSKIRMGDVTDGTSNTMLMGEINLVPEGGLDVSVTDRRGMYNMCYTGNATISANVTPNSLTPDVQESGRFVNTDYAPAVSAGSGGVYATYARSHHPGGVQVVLVDASVRFVPETIDSVIWKGAATRSGGEITPQW; encoded by the coding sequence ATGTCCAAGACGCGGTCCGCTTTTACGTTGGTCGAATTGCTGGTGGTGATCGCCATCATCGGCGTCCTCATCGCGCTCCTCTTGCCGGCAGTGCAGCAAGCTCGCGAAGCGGCCCGACGGATGTCGTGCGGCAACAATCTGAAGCAGCTTGGCATCGCGATGCACAACTACCACGACACCTATAAAAAGTTTCCGCCTGGTTACTTCCAGACGCTCGGTTACGAAGTTCGGCCGTTCAATACCTCGGGCCATCAAATGCGTTACTGCTACGCTCGCAGCATTCTGCCGTTCATGGAACAGCAGGCGCTGTGGGAACTGCTCGACGCTGGCCAAAAGCTGAACACCCCGTCGTGGCAGATTCCCGGCATTACCGAAGTCGTTCCTGGCTACATGTGCCCGTCCGATCCGGCCGGTCCCAAGGTGAGCAAGGAAGGGTTCGGCGGCAACTATCTCGGCTTCCATGGCGACTCCCGTTATTACGATCAGGGGGGCAGCGCCGACGAACGGATGAACGGCATGTTCTGCGCCTTGTCGAAGATCCGCATGGGCGACGTCACCGACGGGACCAGCAACACGATGCTGATGGGCGAAATCAACCTGGTTCCGGAAGGAGGCCTCGACGTTTCGGTGACCGATCGCCGCGGCATGTACAACATGTGCTACACCGGCAACGCGACGATCTCGGCCAACGTTACGCCGAACTCGCTGACCCCGGACGTGCAGGAATCGGGACGCTTTGTGAACACCGACTACGCTCCGGCCGTCAGCGCCGGCTCCGGCGGCGTTTACGCGACTTACGCTCGCAGCCATCATCCCGGCGGCGTGCAAGTGGTGCTGGTCGACGCGTCGGTTCGCTTTGTGCCGGAAACGATCGACTCCGTCATTTGGAAAGGGGCTGCAACCCGCAGCGGCGGCGAAATCACGCCGCAGTGGTAA
- a CDS encoding SMI1/KNR4 family protein has translation MTIEEFVAARPDLVSCGRPSTAAEIDRFERELDFPVPLRIRAIWSQFGSGTLFETEDFFTPAVDLVTGESAYSKTTEMRRRGLSPDLVVIHSGLAGFTFLDPSGEIYQADHAHRYSPRRKYANFDDWFQSSLMAEYAGRYGLTY, from the coding sequence ATGACGATCGAAGAATTCGTCGCCGCCCGACCCGATCTCGTTAGCTGCGGCAGACCATCGACCGCCGCCGAAATCGACCGCTTTGAGCGCGAGCTCGACTTTCCAGTTCCGCTCCGAATTCGCGCCATCTGGAGCCAATTCGGATCAGGAACCCTCTTCGAGACGGAGGACTTCTTCACCCCGGCCGTCGACCTCGTCACCGGGGAATCGGCCTACTCCAAAACGACCGAGATGCGGCGCCGCGGTTTGTCCCCGGACCTGGTCGTCATTCACTCCGGACTCGCAGGGTTTACCTTCCTGGATCCCTCCGGCGAAATCTATCAAGCCGATCACGCGCATCGCTATTCGCCTCGGCGCAAATACGCCAACTTCGACGATTGGTTCCAGTCGTCGCTCATGGCGGAATACGCCGGTCGCTATGGTCTGACGTACTAG
- a CDS encoding DUF1501 domain-containing protein → MIQPFWNLHAGRDGVSHRRGFLKQLCAGAVGGTIALSWRDMMIAQADELRKRGKSMILLWMDGGPSQFETFNPKIGSPNQGPSGDIATNLPGVRISEHMPHTAQVMDKIALIRSMHSTERDHFRAIKLVRTGYPINPSIPYPTWGSVVARDRWDSSYALPAFVRIGAPRIKTRDVDAGVLGPRYDSFKIDVAGELPPDVIPTVDPQRLQRRLALSAKFDQQFASTGGANRVHEKEEIYQRTSRFVLSPKLDVFKLDDEPDQLRDQYTRTNFGQGCLLARRLVERGASFIEVFSTGSTSDQGWDTHKNGWKENPHLAGEIDQAYATLLRDLEQRGMLEDTLVVWMGEFGRTPKFKPDGGREHYSDGWITCLSGGGVKTGQVIGATDKDGVHVSERPVGVQDLFVTFCKILGMDPHEEYVTDQDQPLALVKGGELIHELF, encoded by the coding sequence ATGATTCAGCCGTTTTGGAATTTGCATGCCGGCCGAGACGGCGTCTCGCATCGTCGCGGGTTTCTCAAGCAGCTCTGCGCCGGCGCCGTCGGCGGCACGATCGCTCTCTCGTGGCGCGACATGATGATCGCCCAGGCCGACGAATTGCGTAAGCGCGGCAAGTCGATGATCCTCCTCTGGATGGACGGCGGCCCCAGCCAGTTTGAAACGTTCAATCCGAAGATCGGCTCGCCGAACCAAGGCCCCTCCGGCGACATCGCCACCAACTTGCCCGGCGTCCGCATCTCGGAACACATGCCGCACACCGCCCAGGTGATGGACAAGATCGCGTTGATTCGGTCGATGCACAGCACCGAGCGCGATCACTTCCGCGCGATCAAACTGGTCCGGACCGGCTACCCGATCAACCCGTCGATCCCCTATCCCACTTGGGGCTCGGTTGTCGCCCGCGATCGCTGGGATTCGAGCTACGCCCTCCCGGCGTTCGTCCGCATTGGCGCTCCGCGGATCAAAACCCGCGACGTCGACGCCGGCGTTCTTGGTCCCCGCTACGACTCGTTCAAAATCGACGTCGCCGGCGAACTGCCCCCCGACGTGATTCCGACCGTCGATCCGCAGCGACTGCAGCGCCGCTTGGCTCTTTCGGCCAAGTTTGATCAGCAGTTCGCGTCGACCGGCGGCGCCAATCGCGTCCACGAAAAAGAAGAGATCTATCAGCGGACTAGCCGCTTCGTCCTCAGCCCGAAGCTCGACGTCTTCAAGCTCGACGACGAACCGGACCAGCTCCGCGATCAGTACACGCGGACCAACTTCGGCCAAGGCTGTTTGCTGGCTCGCCGCCTGGTCGAACGTGGCGCCAGTTTCATCGAGGTCTTCAGCACCGGCTCGACCAGCGATCAAGGTTGGGACACGCACAAGAACGGCTGGAAAGAGAACCCGCACCTGGCCGGCGAAATCGATCAGGCCTACGCCACCTTGCTGCGTGATCTTGAGCAGCGCGGCATGCTCGAAGATACGCTGGTCGTCTGGATGGGCGAGTTCGGTCGAACGCCGAAGTTCAAACCAGACGGCGGCCGTGAGCACTATTCGGACGGCTGGATCACGTGTCTCTCTGGCGGCGGCGTCAAAACCGGCCAGGTCATCGGCGCAACCGACAAAGATGGCGTTCACGTCAGCGAGCGCCCGGTCGGCGTGCAGGATCTGTTCGTCACCTTCTGCAAAATCCTGGGGATGGACCCGCACGAAGAATACGTCACCGACCAAGACCAACCGCTGGCTTTGGTCAAAGGTGGCGAGCTGATCCACGAGCTGTTCTAA
- a CDS encoding DUF1549 domain-containing protein, with product MALRRFALVLLSACLAGPQLASAADVLDVSKLPGILLDDAVAVKEGAWHDSKHTAPYVGQGYVHSGTSAMPDSKESKSLTFATVVPEAGEYEVFLAFNGGPNRAEQAPIIIQHQNGESRQRLNQRPGPKGPASFQSLGKYHFPSDEKAVVKITNDDPNGIIIADAVLLVAVKDLPKLEKFVAKTVDPGDKKAKQQTEELATAPPFERIESTGLRTLTSRELDDLIDSTANVANPTPPVDDETFLRRATIDVIGRVPTEAEWNEFLTDASPDKRAKLIDRLLASEEFGANWANYWSDVFSYRTPQPELTFLSYDVPKQWIAEQLNNGVGWDEVSYDILTGVGKVADNPAAFYVGYHQADISRLAGESTRIFLGAQIQCAECHDHPFVAIPQERFHQMAAFFVRTKADVPWNDSTQIVVKSKPSGEHKMPESKQIMLPAVFDGEPLAKDTPDIDRRVELAKWVVAPENSLFAKAYVNRIWDRLMDRPFCEPVDEITELAGFPTLPEVHNAVAEHFVANKYDSKSLLRLILNSQAYQRQLPKGEDDPGQLEASAPEKMRSDEIFASLAVAIDLPNMKGEARKPTGEERFPPPPKSTQDLVRDAFGYDPSLGDQFRPQTMQQAMFMMNNRQLQAQIAADEGARTKLAQILAENTSDDEAIERLFVNVLGRRPTEKDVQISRDYLKQVDDRAAAFEDLLWSLINSAEFTTRR from the coding sequence ATGGCGCTGCGTCGTTTCGCTCTTGTGCTGCTTTCGGCTTGCCTGGCCGGTCCGCAACTTGCCTCCGCGGCGGACGTTCTTGACGTCTCCAAGCTCCCTGGCATCCTGCTCGACGATGCGGTCGCAGTCAAAGAAGGCGCCTGGCACGATTCGAAACATACCGCTCCCTACGTCGGCCAAGGCTATGTTCATAGCGGCACGTCGGCGATGCCCGACAGCAAAGAATCGAAGTCGCTCACCTTCGCCACCGTCGTTCCCGAAGCCGGCGAATACGAAGTCTTCCTCGCCTTCAACGGCGGTCCCAATCGGGCCGAACAAGCCCCGATCATCATCCAACATCAGAATGGCGAATCTCGGCAACGCTTGAATCAACGTCCCGGCCCCAAGGGCCCCGCGTCGTTTCAATCGCTCGGTAAGTATCACTTCCCCTCGGACGAAAAAGCGGTCGTCAAAATCACCAACGACGATCCCAATGGCATCATCATCGCCGACGCCGTACTGCTGGTCGCGGTGAAGGATCTGCCGAAGCTCGAAAAGTTCGTCGCCAAGACGGTCGATCCCGGCGACAAGAAAGCGAAACAGCAAACCGAAGAGTTGGCGACGGCGCCTCCCTTTGAGCGGATCGAATCGACCGGCCTGCGAACGCTTACCTCGCGTGAACTCGACGACCTGATCGATTCGACCGCAAATGTCGCAAACCCAACTCCGCCGGTCGACGACGAAACGTTCCTCCGCCGCGCAACGATCGATGTCATCGGCCGCGTTCCGACCGAAGCGGAATGGAACGAGTTTCTCACGGACGCTTCGCCCGACAAGCGAGCCAAGCTGATCGATCGCCTCCTCGCCTCCGAAGAGTTCGGCGCCAACTGGGCGAACTACTGGAGCGACGTCTTCAGCTATCGCACGCCGCAGCCGGAGCTGACCTTCCTGTCGTACGACGTGCCGAAGCAATGGATCGCCGAGCAGTTGAACAACGGCGTCGGCTGGGACGAGGTCAGCTATGACATCCTGACCGGTGTCGGCAAAGTCGCCGACAACCCGGCCGCGTTCTATGTTGGCTATCATCAGGCCGACATCTCGCGTCTCGCCGGCGAATCGACCCGCATCTTCCTGGGCGCCCAGATCCAATGCGCCGAGTGCCACGATCATCCGTTCGTCGCGATTCCGCAGGAGCGGTTCCACCAGATGGCGGCCTTCTTCGTTCGCACGAAGGCCGACGTTCCCTGGAACGACAGCACGCAGATCGTCGTGAAGAGCAAGCCGAGCGGCGAACACAAAATGCCCGAATCAAAGCAGATCATGCTGCCGGCGGTGTTCGACGGCGAGCCGCTCGCGAAAGACACCCCGGATATCGATCGTCGCGTCGAACTGGCCAAGTGGGTCGTCGCTCCTGAGAACTCCCTCTTTGCGAAAGCGTACGTCAACCGGATCTGGGATCGGCTGATGGATCGCCCCTTCTGCGAACCGGTCGACGAGATCACCGAACTGGCCGGCTTCCCGACCCTGCCGGAAGTCCACAACGCCGTCGCCGAGCACTTCGTCGCCAACAAGTACGACAGCAAGTCGCTGTTGCGACTGATCCTGAACAGCCAAGCCTATCAGCGCCAGCTGCCGAAGGGAGAAGACGATCCCGGTCAGTTGGAAGCCTCCGCGCCGGAGAAGATGCGGAGCGACGAGATCTTCGCTTCGCTCGCCGTCGCGATCGATCTGCCGAACATGAAGGGAGAAGCTCGCAAACCGACCGGCGAAGAGCGATTCCCTCCTCCGCCGAAGAGCACGCAAGACCTCGTTCGCGACGCCTTCGGCTATGACCCGTCCCTCGGCGATCAGTTCCGTCCGCAGACGATGCAGCAAGCGATGTTCATGATGAACAATCGTCAGTTGCAAGCGCAGATCGCCGCCGACGAAGGAGCCCGTACGAAGTTGGCCCAAATCCTGGCCGAGAATACCAGCGACGACGAAGCGATCGAACGACTCTTCGTCAACGTCCTCGGCCGTCGTCCCACCGAGAAAGACGTGCAGATCTCGCGCGACTATTTGAAGCAAGTCGACGATCGCGCCGCCGCGTTCGAGGATCTGCTCTGGAGCCTGATTAACTCGGCCGAGTTCACCACTCGCCGCTAA
- a CDS encoding SMP-30/gluconolactonase/LRE family protein, which produces MSVTRRTVLALGMLALVSTPLFAETPKSIGKIERLDPAINKLIPADSVIEVLADGFDWSEGPVWVPQGEYALFSDIPPNRIMKWKEGEGISIFMEPSGYTGKAPFTGKEPGTNGLALNAKGELTACCHGDRNLVKFVDGKRVVLADKYDGKRFNSPNDLVIHSSGDIYFTDPPYGLPKNFDDPGREQDWCGVYRLKKDGTVDLVTSKQTRPNGVGLSPDEKTLYVAQSDPQAATITRYPLNADGSVGEGTVFYDGTSQVGKVKGLPDGMAVDATGNIWATGPGGVLVFTPEGKQIGLLNTGEATANCTFGADGYLYITADMYFCRVKTNVSGIKK; this is translated from the coding sequence ATGAGCGTCACTCGCCGAACCGTTCTCGCCCTCGGGATGCTAGCCCTCGTTTCCACTCCTCTGTTTGCCGAAACGCCGAAGTCGATCGGTAAGATCGAACGGCTTGATCCGGCGATCAACAAATTGATACCGGCCGACTCGGTGATCGAGGTGTTGGCCGACGGATTCGATTGGAGCGAAGGCCCGGTCTGGGTTCCGCAAGGAGAGTACGCCCTGTTCAGCGACATCCCGCCGAACCGAATCATGAAGTGGAAGGAAGGGGAAGGGATCAGCATTTTCATGGAGCCGAGCGGTTATACCGGCAAGGCGCCGTTCACCGGCAAAGAGCCGGGTACCAACGGCTTGGCGCTGAACGCCAAAGGTGAGCTGACCGCATGCTGCCATGGCGATCGGAACCTGGTGAAGTTCGTCGACGGCAAGCGCGTGGTGCTGGCCGACAAATACGACGGCAAGCGTTTCAACAGCCCGAACGATTTGGTGATTCACAGCAGCGGCGACATCTACTTCACCGATCCGCCGTACGGCCTGCCGAAGAACTTCGATGATCCGGGCCGCGAGCAAGATTGGTGCGGCGTCTATCGCTTGAAGAAAGATGGCACGGTTGATCTGGTGACGAGCAAGCAAACCCGTCCGAACGGCGTCGGGCTGTCGCCTGATGAAAAGACGTTGTACGTCGCCCAAAGCGATCCGCAAGCGGCGACCATTACCCGCTATCCGCTGAACGCTGACGGCAGCGTCGGCGAAGGGACGGTCTTCTACGATGGGACCAGCCAGGTCGGCAAGGTGAAGGGTCTGCCTGACGGCATGGCGGTCGACGCGACCGGCAACATCTGGGCGACCGGCCCGGGCGGCGTGCTGGTCTTCACTCCGGAAGGAAAGCAGATCGGTTTGCTCAACACCGGCGAAGCGACCGCCAACTGCACCTTCGGCGCAGACGGATATTTGTATATTACTGCCGACATGTATTTCTGCCGCGTGAAGACGAACGTGAGCGGAATTAAGAAGTAA
- a CDS encoding tetratricopeptide repeat protein — translation MSDLDDFLYEQVTELSQEGNVLFDDGDLDAAMAKFDAAWGLLPEPKNQWEAALWLLAAKGDVYFARQQYAEVVDAMMRAAMCPDGLGNPFIHLRLGQAYWELGDKSRAGNELTMAYMAAGADIFEDEDPKYLDYLKTILQPPVGQDTL, via the coding sequence ATGTCGGATTTGGATGATTTCCTTTACGAGCAAGTCACCGAACTGAGCCAGGAAGGGAACGTGCTGTTTGACGACGGCGACCTTGACGCGGCGATGGCGAAATTCGACGCCGCGTGGGGGTTGTTGCCGGAACCGAAAAACCAGTGGGAAGCGGCTCTCTGGCTGCTAGCAGCGAAGGGGGACGTCTATTTCGCTCGGCAGCAGTACGCTGAGGTGGTCGACGCTATGATGCGGGCCGCGATGTGCCCCGATGGGCTCGGAAACCCCTTCATCCACCTGCGGCTTGGCCAGGCCTACTGGGAACTTGGCGATAAGTCGCGTGCTGGCAACGAGCTTACGATGGCGTACATGGCCGCCGGCGCCGATATATTCGAAGACGAGGACCCAAAGTACCTCGATTACCTAAAAACGATCTTGCAACCGCCGGTCGGACAAGACACGCTGTAA